A region from the Nodosilinea sp. FACHB-141 genome encodes:
- a CDS encoding anthranilate synthase component I has product MGAVGLGRRDLNWWVRSQPLAHRTGSDIFQALYGDLLRQPPTSATLVALLESPYPLTAAAQPHALHSRYSICAGPPCPTGAPQVWTPAVGSILPMLSERLAEGAQLQLLGDEAETAEQTLPFTGGWLGWLGYDLAWEIERLPTVNSDLLPFPVALWYEPATFAVLDHQNQRLWLAAPSPIGLDAMEKQLELPAPETCSALPEGDPRSVTLGMAAAEYQQAVLRAKQHIQAGDVFQVNLSLRFSTVTTAHSWALYRQLHRINPSPFACYWRTPWGDVISCSPERLVKLQDGIAQTRPIAGTRPRGSSPEQDAELAQTLLSNPKERAEHIMLVDLERNDLGRVCQWGTVQVDELLTVEYYSHVMHLVSNVVGKLGSDSRFGKLRQQTAIDLIRAVFPGGTITGCPKVRCMEIIETLEPVRRSLFYGSCGYLDRRGHLDLNILIRTLLFGHTDSLSTASTVWGQVGAGIVADSDPAKEWQESLQKARAQLLALGLG; this is encoded by the coding sequence GTGGGCGCGGTGGGTCTGGGGAGGCGAGATTTGAACTGGTGGGTGCGATCGCAGCCCCTAGCGCACCGCACCGGCAGCGACATCTTCCAGGCCCTCTATGGCGATCTGTTGCGGCAGCCCCCTACCTCTGCCACCCTGGTTGCCCTGCTAGAGAGTCCTTACCCTTTAACCGCTGCGGCCCAGCCCCACGCTCTTCACAGCCGCTACTCCATCTGTGCTGGGCCACCTTGCCCCACCGGAGCGCCCCAGGTATGGACGCCAGCGGTGGGAAGCATTCTGCCCATGCTGAGCGAACGTCTAGCCGAGGGAGCACAGCTCCAGCTCTTAGGTGATGAAGCTGAGACTGCCGAGCAAACGCTGCCGTTTACGGGGGGCTGGCTAGGTTGGCTAGGCTACGATCTGGCGTGGGAAATCGAGCGGCTGCCCACAGTAAATAGTGATCTCTTACCCTTTCCGGTAGCTCTGTGGTACGAGCCAGCTACCTTTGCCGTCCTCGACCACCAGAATCAGCGCCTGTGGCTAGCGGCCCCCTCTCCCATAGGGCTAGATGCTATGGAGAAGCAGTTAGAACTGCCTGCCCCAGAGACCTGCTCTGCCCTGCCAGAGGGCGATCCCCGTTCTGTGACCCTGGGCATGGCGGCGGCAGAATACCAGCAGGCCGTCCTTCGGGCGAAGCAGCATATTCAAGCGGGGGATGTGTTTCAGGTCAATCTTTCCCTCCGCTTTTCGACGGTCACCACGGCCCACAGCTGGGCTCTATACCGCCAGCTGCACCGCATCAACCCGTCGCCCTTTGCCTGCTACTGGCGCACTCCCTGGGGCGATGTAATTAGCTGCTCGCCTGAGCGGCTGGTGAAACTGCAGGATGGTATTGCTCAGACTCGCCCCATCGCCGGTACCCGGCCTCGGGGATCATCCCCAGAACAGGATGCAGAGCTGGCCCAAACCTTGCTCAGCAACCCCAAAGAGCGAGCCGAACACATTATGCTGGTGGATTTGGAGCGCAACGACCTGGGGCGGGTGTGCCAGTGGGGCACTGTGCAGGTGGATGAGCTGCTGACGGTAGAATACTACAGTCATGTCATGCATCTGGTAAGCAACGTGGTGGGGAAGCTCGGCAGCGATTCTCGCTTCGGGAAGCTGCGCCAACAGACCGCCATCGACTTGATCCGCGCCGTCTTTCCTGGTGGCACCATCACCGGCTGCCCCAAGGTGCGCTGCATGGAAATTATCGAAACCCTAGAGCCCGTCCGTCGCAGCTTGTTCTACGGCTCCTGTGGCTATCTCGATCGCCGCGGCCACCTCGACCTAAATATTCTGATCCGCACGCTATTGTTTGGGCATACTGATAGCTTATCGACGGCATCTACTGTGTGGGGGCAAGTCGGCGCTGGCATCGTGGCCGACAGCGATCCCGCGAAAGAGTGGCAAGAATCACTGCAAAAAGCCAGGGCACAACTGCTGGCATTGGGGTTGGGGTAG
- the pipX gene encoding transcriptional coactivator PipX: MSTETYLNHPNFGLLFRVCIVDDGQELYATLYAQRLFFLVTNSPAEGLVFQPLGRSNARMMLESRLRILRRAGQQADFDRLQHTYKQTFQ, encoded by the coding sequence ATGAGCACAGAAACCTATCTAAATCACCCAAATTTTGGCCTGCTCTTTAGAGTGTGTATAGTAGACGACGGTCAAGAACTGTACGCTACGCTATATGCCCAGCGGTTGTTTTTTTTGGTCACCAATTCCCCCGCTGAGGGGTTGGTGTTTCAACCCCTAGGTCGGAGTAACGCTCGTATGATGCTAGAAAGTCGCCTGCGTATTTTGCGGCGGGCAGGTCAGCAAGCCGACTTTGATCGCCTTCAGCACACCTACAAGCAAACTTTTCAATGA
- a CDS encoding YggS family pyridoxal phosphate-dependent enzyme, with protein sequence MTAAPGALPEQFDRIQQSIPPTVTLIAVTKFLPVETIRSAYDRGIRHFGESRVQEAIAKQADLSDLPDITWHLIGRLQTNKARKAVEHFDWIHSVDSLNLAQRLDQAAQELEKVPQCCLQVKLVPDPPKAGLDAAELPGLLPQFDQLAHLKVRGLMTIPPQGSSEATAREVFARAKSLADTINQTSFNRLHIDQLSMGMSGDYEAAIACGATMVRLGTILFGSRPPSPQIS encoded by the coding sequence ATGACCGCTGCCCCCGGTGCTCTACCTGAGCAATTTGATCGGATTCAGCAAAGCATTCCCCCCACGGTAACCCTGATTGCGGTCACTAAGTTTTTGCCGGTAGAAACAATCCGCTCTGCCTACGACAGAGGAATCCGCCATTTTGGCGAGAGCCGGGTGCAGGAGGCGATCGCCAAACAAGCCGACCTCAGCGACCTGCCCGACATCACCTGGCACCTGATCGGTCGCCTGCAAACCAACAAAGCTCGCAAAGCCGTCGAACACTTCGACTGGATTCACTCAGTAGACAGCCTGAATCTAGCCCAGCGGCTCGATCAAGCGGCTCAAGAATTGGAGAAAGTGCCCCAGTGTTGCCTTCAGGTCAAGCTGGTACCCGACCCGCCTAAGGCTGGCCTTGATGCCGCCGAACTGCCTGGGCTACTGCCCCAGTTTGATCAGCTCGCCCACCTCAAAGTTCGCGGGCTGATGACCATTCCTCCCCAGGGCTCGAGCGAAGCTACGGCACGAGAGGTGTTTGCGAGGGCCAAATCCTTGGCTGACACTATCAACCAAACCAGTTTTAACCGATTGCATATCGACCAACTTTCTATGGGCATGTCAGGGGATTATGAGGCTGCGATCGCCTGTGGAGCTACTATGGTCCGCCTAGGCACCATACTGTTTGGCTCTCGACCGCCATCTCCCCAAATTAGCTAG
- a CDS encoding cell division protein SepF, giving the protein MSNMFSKLRDFVGLNDPADYDYEYEEMDGEEYQNLYQEENTQPIVQQPQPEEIRRSRPRRERMMPTDAGMTPMASNVIGMPGAMNGTSEVVVMEPRSFEEMPQAIQALRERKSVVLNLTIMDPDQAQRAVDFVAGGTYAIDGHQERIGESIFLFTPNCVQVSTPTEYEEEVFMGQPQGMPMPGQMPPAPAWGAEAMARMA; this is encoded by the coding sequence GTGAGCAACATGTTTTCTAAACTGCGGGACTTCGTTGGCCTCAACGACCCAGCAGATTACGATTACGAATACGAAGAAATGGATGGAGAGGAGTACCAGAACCTCTACCAAGAAGAGAACACCCAGCCCATTGTGCAGCAGCCCCAGCCCGAAGAAATTCGCCGGAGCCGCCCCCGCCGCGAACGAATGATGCCCACTGATGCAGGAATGACCCCAATGGCCAGCAACGTAATTGGTATGCCCGGTGCCATGAACGGCACCTCCGAAGTGGTGGTGATGGAACCCCGCTCCTTTGAGGAAATGCCCCAGGCCATTCAGGCCCTGCGGGAGCGGAAATCGGTTGTCCTCAACCTCACCATTATGGATCCTGATCAGGCTCAGCGCGCCGTTGACTTCGTGGCAGGCGGCACCTATGCCATCGACGGGCACCAAGAGCGCATTGGCGAAAGCATCTTCCTGTTTACGCCCAACTGCGTGCAGGTGAGCACCCCCACCGAATATGAAGAAGAAGTCTTCATGGGTCAGCCTCAAGGTATGCCCATGCCTGGCCAAATGCCCCCCGCTCCAGCCTGGGGTGCCGAGGCTATGGCCCGCATGGCCTAG
- the proC gene encoding pyrroline-5-carboxylate reductase, whose product MPEATFGVIGGGMMGEALIARLLDQGIFEPGAVVVSDPQAARREVLHHTYGVQTTSDNQAVVDAAETVLLAIKPQMLSAVAADLETPAREQPPLLLSILAGVPLARLEKEFSGWAVVRAMPNTPATVGAGVTALAVGETVSATQREQARAIFASVGTVVEVPESQMDAVTALSGSGPGYIALVVEALADGGVAVGLPRATALELAIATVRGTGELLHQGDLHPAVLKDRVTSPGGTTIAGIAALEAGGLRSALIEAVRSAYVRSKELGQS is encoded by the coding sequence ATGCCTGAGGCAACATTTGGGGTTATCGGTGGCGGGATGATGGGAGAAGCTCTCATCGCCCGCCTTCTTGATCAAGGGATTTTTGAGCCTGGGGCGGTAGTGGTGAGCGACCCCCAGGCAGCGCGACGAGAGGTCTTGCACCACACCTACGGTGTGCAGACTACTAGCGATAACCAGGCGGTTGTCGATGCGGCTGAAACAGTTTTGCTAGCAATTAAGCCCCAGATGCTGTCGGCGGTAGCGGCAGATTTAGAAACCCCAGCGCGCGAGCAACCGCCGCTGCTGCTGTCTATCCTGGCCGGGGTGCCCCTGGCTCGGCTAGAAAAAGAGTTCTCGGGCTGGGCAGTGGTGCGAGCGATGCCAAATACTCCCGCTACGGTGGGGGCCGGGGTAACGGCCCTGGCCGTCGGAGAGACTGTAAGCGCTACCCAACGAGAACAAGCTCGCGCTATTTTTGCCAGTGTGGGCACCGTAGTCGAGGTGCCCGAATCGCAGATGGATGCGGTGACCGCGCTCTCAGGGTCTGGGCCAGGCTACATTGCGCTGGTGGTAGAGGCCCTGGCCGACGGCGGCGTGGCGGTGGGGCTGCCTCGGGCAACGGCACTGGAGCTGGCGATCGCCACCGTACGCGGCACTGGTGAGCTGCTACACCAGGGCGACCTCCATCCCGCTGTGCTCAAAGACCGGGTTACCAGCCCCGGCGGCACAACCATTGCAGGAATTGCGGCCCTAGAGGCAGGTGGGCTGCGATCGGCCCTGATCGAAGCAGTGCGATCGGCCTATGTGCGGTCTAAGGAACTAGGGCAGTCCTGA
- a CDS encoding DUF4160 domain-containing protein — MFGSVYSHDAHVTSRCPYRFFCYAGERDEPAHVHIERDSSEAKFWLTPVRLQFNKGFSSNEINCLQALTKDNQQQLLEAWHDFFNG, encoded by the coding sequence GTGTTTGGGAGCGTATATAGCCACGATGCCCACGTTACTTCGCGTTGTCCCTACCGTTTCTTCTGTTACGCGGGCGAGCGCGATGAGCCAGCCCACGTTCATATTGAGCGTGACAGTAGTGAGGCCAAATTTTGGCTGACTCCAGTCAGGCTTCAGTTCAACAAGGGGTTTTCGTCTAACGAGATAAATTGCCTTCAAGCGTTGACCAAGGACAATCAGCAGCAGTTATTGGAGGCTTGGCATGACTTCTTCAATGGTTGA
- a CDS encoding DUF2442 domain-containing protein: protein MTSSMVEILNIPEIKQVSISADLLTVDLSDGRVIAVPLAWYPRLLHGTSAERDNWQVMGSQAGIHWPELDGDISLKNILLGQPSAESQTSLQRWLENRTPQARSSQHA, encoded by the coding sequence ATGACTTCTTCAATGGTTGAAATCCTCAACATCCCTGAGATTAAACAGGTTTCCATTTCTGCCGACCTGCTCACGGTTGATCTATCTGATGGGCGCGTTATCGCTGTACCGCTGGCCTGGTACCCTCGACTGCTCCACGGCACCTCGGCAGAACGTGACAACTGGCAAGTAATGGGTAGTCAAGCAGGTATCCACTGGCCAGAACTTGATGGAGACATTAGCTTGAAGAATATTTTGCTGGGGCAACCTTCGGCAGAAAGTCAAACCTCGCTGCAACGGTGGCTCGAAAACCGAACTCCTCAAGCACGAAGCTCGCAGCACGCCTAG
- a CDS encoding MSMEG_0569 family flavin-dependent oxidoreductase: MTMHYGVIVIGGGQAGLSISYCLSRLGIDHIIFEQHQVAHSWRTKRWDSFCLVTPNWQCQLPGFPYPGDDPEGFMGRDAIVEYIERYANHFDLPLKTGIKVERVRQPEGVGFEVVTNQGIFTADQVVVATGGYHTPKIPRLAERLAPDIVQLHSAEYRNPESLPEGAVLVVGTGQSGCQIAEDLHLAGRKVHLCVGGAPRSPRRYRGKDVVEWLDQMGYYDLAIDDHPQKETVRYKTNHYVTGRGGGREIDLRHFALQGMGLHGRLTDIQGTQLTFSDDLKENLDKADAVAESIKRTIDTYLEKNGIDAPIDPPYQPVWEPEIVDTEIDYREANITSVIWCIGYGLDFRWIELPVFDGQGYPGHRRGVTTVPGLYFLGLPWLYTWGSARFSGIARDAEYLAEQVAARAGISPLRALQTVNEVAMGS; the protein is encoded by the coding sequence ATGACTATGCACTACGGCGTAATTGTGATTGGCGGCGGCCAGGCAGGGCTGTCGATTAGCTACTGCTTAAGTCGCTTAGGCATCGACCACATCATTTTTGAACAGCACCAGGTTGCCCACTCCTGGCGCACCAAGCGGTGGGATTCGTTCTGCTTGGTCACTCCTAACTGGCAGTGCCAACTGCCTGGCTTTCCCTACCCTGGCGACGATCCCGAGGGCTTCATGGGCCGCGACGCCATTGTTGAGTACATCGAGCGCTACGCCAACCACTTCGACCTGCCGCTCAAAACAGGGATTAAGGTAGAACGGGTGCGCCAGCCCGAGGGCGTCGGTTTTGAAGTGGTGACCAACCAGGGCATCTTTACTGCTGATCAGGTAGTGGTAGCCACAGGCGGCTACCACACACCCAAAATTCCCCGACTAGCGGAGCGTTTGGCACCCGATATTGTCCAACTGCACTCGGCAGAATATCGCAACCCTGAGTCGTTGCCTGAGGGAGCTGTGCTGGTAGTGGGCACCGGGCAGTCGGGCTGTCAGATTGCCGAAGACCTGCATCTGGCAGGCCGCAAGGTACATCTATGCGTGGGGGGTGCGCCGCGATCGCCCCGCCGCTACCGAGGCAAAGACGTGGTGGAATGGCTCGACCAAATGGGCTACTACGACCTGGCGATCGACGACCACCCGCAAAAAGAGACCGTGCGCTACAAGACCAACCATTACGTCACCGGGCGCGGCGGCGGGCGCGAAATTGACCTGCGCCACTTTGCCTTACAGGGCATGGGGCTGCATGGGCGACTTACAGATATTCAGGGCACCCAGCTCACCTTTAGCGACGACCTGAAGGAAAATCTCGACAAAGCCGATGCCGTCGCCGAAAGCATCAAGCGCACCATCGACACCTACCTTGAGAAGAACGGCATTGACGCGCCCATAGACCCGCCCTATCAACCGGTGTGGGAACCGGAGATTGTTGATACCGAAATCGACTATCGGGAGGCCAACATCACCTCGGTGATTTGGTGCATCGGCTACGGTCTCGACTTTCGCTGGATCGAGCTACCCGTGTTTGACGGTCAGGGCTATCCTGGCCACCGCCGAGGAGTTACTACCGTGCCGGGGCTATATTTCCTTGGCCTGCCGTGGCTCTACACCTGGGGTTCTGCCCGGTTCTCCGGCATTGCCCGCGACGCGGAGTATTTGGCGGAGCAGGTTGCCGCTCGAGCTGGGATCAGCCCGCTTCGCGCCCTGCAGACCGTCAATGAAGTGGCAATGGGTTCATAG
- a CDS encoding MSMEG_0572/Sll0783 family nitrogen starvation response protein, with amino-acid sequence MPEVTLPAHQAGDFLVDYEEKVFPDVQAEPGEKALITFHTVAFEGSIGLVNLLQATRLIRKGFETTVLLYGPGVTLGVQRGFPKLGDEAFPGHMAMNNQLVKVMELGGKVYACRFALQALYGHGEPSLIPGIRPINPLDVLDLVLMHRKEGAFILDTWTM; translated from the coding sequence ATGCCTGAAGTAACTTTGCCAGCCCACCAAGCTGGGGATTTTTTGGTTGACTACGAAGAGAAAGTATTTCCCGATGTGCAGGCCGAACCCGGCGAAAAAGCCCTGATCACCTTCCACACGGTGGCCTTTGAAGGATCCATCGGTCTGGTGAACCTGCTTCAAGCCACTCGCTTAATCCGTAAGGGCTTTGAGACCACGGTACTGCTCTACGGCCCTGGCGTCACCCTAGGTGTGCAGCGCGGCTTCCCCAAGCTGGGCGATGAAGCATTCCCCGGCCACATGGCGATGAACAACCAACTCGTCAAGGTGATGGAGCTGGGCGGTAAGGTCTACGCCTGCCGCTTTGCCCTCCAGGCCCTCTACGGCCATGGTGAGCCTTCTCTGATCCCCGGCATTCGCCCCATCAACCCCCTCGACGTGCTCGACCTCGTGCTAATGCACCGCAAAGAAGGTGCCTTCATTCTCGACACCTGGACCATGTAG
- a CDS encoding Nit6803 family nitrilase, which translates to MDYTKTIRAAAAQISPVLFSCDGTTEKVLETIAQAAQAGVKLIVFPETFIPYYPYFSFVQPPVLMGKEHMRLYEEAVVVPGPVTDAVGRAARSYGMVVVLGVNEREAGSIYNTQLIFDADGTLVLKRRKITPTYHERMVWGQGDGAGLKVVETAVGRVGALACWEHYNPLARYALMTQNEQVHCGQFPGSMVGQIFGDQMEVTMRHHALESGCFVVNATGWLTPEQKQQITADEGMQRVLSGGCYTAIISPEGVPLTEPISEGEGLAIADLDFSLITKRKRMMDSVGHYARPDLLRLRLNAEPWSVVETPAQAAQISSGMNGASQTAPALVDEAAVGLPPNSLGLPTS; encoded by the coding sequence ATGGATTACACCAAAACCATTCGAGCTGCTGCTGCGCAGATTAGCCCTGTGCTGTTTAGCTGCGACGGCACCACCGAGAAGGTGCTGGAGACGATCGCCCAGGCGGCCCAGGCCGGGGTGAAGCTAATCGTCTTTCCAGAAACCTTTATTCCCTACTACCCCTACTTCTCGTTTGTGCAGCCGCCCGTTCTCATGGGTAAAGAGCACATGCGGCTGTACGAGGAGGCCGTGGTAGTGCCGGGACCGGTGACCGATGCGGTGGGCCGGGCGGCGCGCTCCTACGGCATGGTGGTGGTGCTGGGGGTGAACGAGCGGGAGGCTGGCTCGATTTACAACACCCAGCTAATCTTTGACGCTGACGGCACCCTGGTGCTGAAACGGCGCAAAATCACCCCCACTTACCATGAACGCATGGTCTGGGGGCAAGGGGATGGGGCCGGGCTGAAGGTGGTGGAAACAGCGGTGGGGCGCGTCGGGGCGCTGGCCTGCTGGGAGCACTACAACCCTCTCGCCCGCTATGCGCTGATGACTCAGAACGAGCAGGTTCACTGCGGTCAGTTTCCGGGGTCGATGGTGGGGCAGATTTTTGGCGACCAAATGGAGGTCACCATGCGCCATCACGCTCTAGAGTCGGGCTGCTTTGTGGTCAACGCCACCGGCTGGCTCACGCCAGAGCAAAAGCAGCAGATTACTGCTGATGAGGGGATGCAGCGAGTGCTGTCGGGGGGGTGCTACACCGCCATTATTAGCCCCGAGGGAGTGCCCCTGACAGAGCCGATTAGCGAGGGGGAGGGGCTGGCGATCGCCGATCTCGACTTCTCCCTAATCACCAAACGCAAGCGCATGATGGACTCGGTAGGGCACTATGCCCGCCCCGACCTGCTGCGCCTGCGGTTAAATGCTGAACCCTGGTCTGTGGTAGAAACGCCCGCCCAAGCGGCCCAAATTTCCTCCGGCATGAACGGAGCCTCGCAGACTGCCCCAGCGTTAGTAGACGAAGCAGCCGTTGGCCTACCCCCCAACAGCCTTGGTCTGCCAACCTCCTAG
- a CDS encoding MSMEG_0568 family radical SAM protein: protein MNKQRLITELQTHGLRLVESTPGAAGRRGGAGPSDHRAITIDGTTVMVPVYNDSAAHSPYTLRATAASPLHIEASGEAITPIDVPNAPRFYGLTTADGIPYSKIALLHGRDVLATTVQQTCMRYRDPATACQFCAIEKSLDAGRTIARKTPQQLAEVAEAAVRLDGITNMIMTTGTPNTSDRGAAYLTECATAIRQRVPNLPIQAQCEPPDDFAWFERMKAAGVDSLGMHLEAVDPDVRARIMPGKAEVPLIVYFAAFEAAVNVFGWGQVSTYLLAGLGDSLETLVEASDRLIQLGVYPFVVPFVPIGETPLAHHPSPSSEFMFTLYQRVGALLKQSGMASADIKAGCAKCGACSALSTFEG, encoded by the coding sequence ATGAACAAGCAGCGGTTAATTACAGAGTTACAAACCCACGGGCTGCGGCTGGTGGAATCCACCCCTGGAGCAGCGGGGCGGCGAGGCGGGGCAGGCCCCTCTGACCACCGCGCCATCACCATCGACGGCACTACCGTCATGGTGCCGGTCTACAACGATAGCGCCGCCCACTCTCCTTACACCCTCAGAGCTACCGCCGCCAGCCCCCTGCATATAGAGGCCTCGGGAGAAGCCATCACCCCCATCGACGTGCCCAATGCCCCCAGATTCTACGGTCTGACCACCGCCGATGGTATTCCCTACTCGAAGATTGCCCTTCTCCACGGGCGCGATGTGCTGGCTACCACGGTGCAGCAGACCTGCATGCGCTATCGCGACCCGGCCACAGCCTGCCAATTCTGCGCCATCGAAAAGTCCTTAGACGCGGGTCGCACCATTGCCCGCAAAACGCCGCAACAACTGGCGGAGGTAGCCGAAGCCGCCGTGCGGCTAGATGGGATAACCAACATGATCATGACGACGGGGACGCCGAATACGAGCGATCGCGGTGCTGCCTACTTGACCGAATGTGCCACCGCCATTCGCCAGCGGGTACCCAACCTGCCCATTCAGGCCCAGTGTGAGCCCCCTGACGACTTCGCCTGGTTTGAGCGCATGAAGGCGGCAGGCGTCGACAGCCTGGGCATGCACCTTGAAGCGGTGGATCCTGACGTGCGAGCCAGAATTATGCCCGGCAAGGCGGAGGTTCCTCTCATCGTCTACTTTGCGGCCTTTGAGGCGGCGGTGAACGTGTTTGGTTGGGGCCAGGTGAGCACCTACCTGCTGGCGGGTCTGGGCGACAGCTTAGAAACCCTGGTGGAAGCGAGCGATCGCCTCATCCAGCTCGGCGTGTACCCCTTCGTGGTGCCCTTTGTGCCCATCGGCGAAACGCCACTGGCCCATCATCCTTCCCCCAGCAGCGAGTTTATGTTCACGCTCTACCAGCGGGTGGGGGCGCTGCTGAAGCAGTCGGGCATGGCCTCGGCAGATATAAAGGCAGGCTGCGCTAAATGCGGCGCTTGTTCGGCTCTGTCTACGTTTGAGGGTTAA
- a CDS encoding MSMEG_0567/Sll0786 family nitrogen starvation N-acetyltransferase has product MALHRYSFELATSPYDLEGYFALRQAIFCEEQGLFDHDDADSLDGVAYPIVAIDHEALPENRVVGVVRIYEKSPRLWYGGRLGVHPNYRRVGRIGKGLIHKAVTTANTWGCDRFLATVQEQNVRFFQRLHWDSLEEMVLCDRNHHLMEADLAHYPPGDEVRPGLAGLLRQVS; this is encoded by the coding sequence ATGGCTCTCCATCGCTACAGCTTTGAACTAGCGACGTCGCCCTACGATCTAGAAGGCTATTTTGCCCTGCGTCAGGCCATTTTCTGCGAAGAACAGGGGCTGTTTGACCACGACGACGCCGACAGCTTGGATGGCGTCGCCTACCCCATCGTCGCCATTGACCACGAAGCCCTCCCAGAAAACCGCGTCGTAGGCGTGGTGCGCATTTACGAAAAATCGCCCCGGCTCTGGTACGGCGGACGCCTGGGGGTTCATCCCAACTATCGCCGGGTGGGGCGCATCGGCAAAGGACTGATTCACAAAGCAGTGACGACGGCCAATACCTGGGGCTGCGATCGCTTCCTCGCCACCGTTCAAGAGCAAAACGTCCGCTTCTTTCAGCGCCTCCACTGGGACTCGTTAGAGGAGATGGTGCTCTGCGATCGCAACCATCACCTGATGGAGGCCGATCTGGCCCACTATCCCCCCGGTGACGAGGTGCGGCCTGGGCTGGCGGGGCTGCTGCGGCAGGTGTCTTGA
- a CDS encoding sll0787 family AIR synthase-like protein yields MSDELKLSELAAELRRSLGILHKQDIQTAADRLGTYVRSTTQQPILLGDDCAAIPDGEGYLLLAVEGMWPTLVETDPWFAGWCAVMVNVSDIYAMGGRPIAVVDTIWSPSATSVDPLWQGMVAASQAFNVPIVGGHTSCHSPYTALSVAILGRANRLITSFSAQPGDVLLHITDMQGHMHPQYPFWNAATECERDRLQANLNLLPALAELGLCDTGKDISMGGIVGTTLMLLETSNCGAVLNLGAIAPPPQVDLLPWLLSFPSYGYLLSVRPEAVEQIQPPFHDRGLVCEPVGKITEGQTLTLKLGEVSLCFWDFATEALTGFGDKVHEV; encoded by the coding sequence ATGTCAGACGAGCTAAAGCTATCTGAACTGGCTGCCGAACTGCGGCGATCGCTCGGCATCCTCCACAAACAAGACATTCAAACAGCGGCAGACCGCCTGGGCACCTACGTGCGTTCTACCACCCAGCAACCCATTCTGCTAGGAGATGACTGCGCCGCCATCCCCGACGGCGAGGGCTACCTGCTGCTAGCCGTGGAGGGCATGTGGCCTACCCTGGTGGAGACTGATCCCTGGTTTGCCGGGTGGTGTGCTGTAATGGTCAACGTCAGCGATATCTATGCAATGGGAGGCCGCCCGATCGCCGTAGTCGATACCATCTGGAGCCCATCCGCCACATCAGTGGATCCCCTATGGCAGGGCATGGTGGCCGCATCTCAAGCCTTCAACGTGCCGATTGTGGGTGGGCACACCAGCTGCCATAGCCCTTACACGGCTCTATCAGTCGCCATTCTAGGTCGGGCCAACCGCCTGATCACCAGCTTCAGCGCTCAACCGGGGGATGTGCTGCTCCACATTACCGACATGCAGGGGCACATGCACCCCCAATACCCGTTTTGGAACGCAGCGACAGAGTGTGAGCGCGATCGCCTACAAGCCAACCTAAATCTGCTGCCTGCCCTGGCCGAATTGGGCCTCTGCGACACCGGTAAAGACATCAGCATGGGCGGCATTGTGGGCACCACACTGATGTTGCTGGAGACATCAAACTGTGGGGCGGTGCTGAATTTAGGGGCGATCGCCCCACCCCCTCAAGTAGACTTGCTGCCGTGGCTGCTCAGCTTTCCCAGCTACGGCTATCTGCTCAGCGTGCGCCCCGAAGCCGTAGAACAAATACAACCCCCGTTCCACGACCGAGGGTTGGTGTGTGAACCCGTGGGCAAAATTACTGAAGGTCAAACGCTCACCCTGAAGCTCGGTGAAGTCTCCCTTTGCTTTTGGGACTTCGCCACCGAAGCCCTGACCGGATTTGGTGACAAGGTCCACGAGGTCTAA